A stretch of DNA from Allomeiothermus silvanus DSM 9946:
AGCCCTGCGCAGCCGCATGGTGTGTTCCCCAGCCACCCCCTTGCCGATAGCGCGGTGGTCTAAGTAGGAAACCGGAGTAATTTCCGCGGCAGTACCTACCATAAACACCTCGTCGGCCATATAGAGCTGGTCCCGGGTAGCCCTACATTCGCGCACCTCATAGCCCAGGTCACGGGCGATGGCTATCACCGAATCGCGGGTGATCCCCATGAGGTTTACCGAGTGCTCGATGGCATAGAGGGTGTTGCCTTTAAAAAAGAAGATGTTCTCGCCCGAGCCCTCCGCCACGAAGCCCTCCTTGTCCAGCAGCAGAGCTTCGTCGGCCCCTTGCTGCTGAGCCTCGATGCGGGCAAGGGCGGAGTTGACGTAGTTCCCCCCGATCTTGGCCTTACCCGGCATCACGTTGGCGGGAAAACGGGCCCAAGAGGAGGTGATCAAGCGGGCCCCCTTTCTCACTGCCTCATCGCCCAAATAGGTGCCCCACTCCCAGGCGGCCACCATCACCTCGGCAGGGTTGTTGGGCAGAGGATTCACGCCGAGGGTATGGGCTCCCATCCAAGCTAGCGGGCGGATATAGCAGCTTTTGTAGCCATTTTCCCGCACCACCTGTTGGATGGCCTGGGAGATCTCCTGGGGGGTGAAGGGGATCTCCATCATCAGCACCTTGGCCGAGTGGAACAGGCGCTCGACGTGCTCAGGGAGGCGGAAGATGGCCGGGCCTTTAGGGGTGTCGTAAGCCCGGATACCCTCGAAGACGCTGGTGCCGTAATGTAAAGCGTGAGTGAGCACGCTCACCTTAGCCTCCTCCTGGGGCACCATCTGGCCGTTCATCCAGATCAGCCCGGCTTTGATCCTGCTATCTCCGCCGATATTTTTAGCCTTGGGTTCGGTCGCCATGATCCTCTCCTTACAGCAAACCCGCTGTGCTTCGCTATCATAACCGCAGTGTGCGGGTAGGGC
This window harbors:
- a CDS encoding branched-chain amino acid transaminase; its protein translation is MATEPKAKNIGGDSRIKAGLIWMNGQMVPQEEAKVSVLTHALHYGTSVFEGIRAYDTPKGPAIFRLPEHVERLFHSAKVLMMEIPFTPQEISQAIQQVVRENGYKSCYIRPLAWMGAHTLGVNPLPNNPAEVMVAAWEWGTYLGDEAVRKGARLITSSWARFPANVMPGKAKIGGNYVNSALARIEAQQQGADEALLLDKEGFVAEGSGENIFFFKGNTLYAIEHSVNLMGITRDSVIAIARDLGYEVRECRATRDQLYMADEVFMVGTAAEITPVSYLDHRAIGKGVAGEHTMRLRRAYLEAVQGQNLKYEAWLSYVN